A window of Primulina huaijiensis isolate GDHJ02 chromosome 9, ASM1229523v2, whole genome shotgun sequence contains these coding sequences:
- the LOC140985249 gene encoding uncharacterized protein, with protein MKSHMMTLYAAIKDPLDLKMKGADDPFNSYSSTSDKESYEEDSSFDAVRSDRGSETDSSKKYPSCRRSKRVIKSRTCDLERMEMEGFCQVKKSKSFGEEKGKNASIHCYNSYVETEPMSSILDASPEEDVAYCLIMLSKDKWERDHDFEYRARIRIEEEVKRGVDDYSEDFQKVTRSNKVRGKYKCEACNKLFRSYQALGGHRASHTKIGGDTGRIKNSGGGSKAAAAVEDKAHECPFCSRVFKSGQALGGHKRTHFLGISRNVIETVGPLMVKPFSRI; from the coding sequence ATGAAATCTCACATGATGACTCTTTATGCAGCAATAAAGGATCCTTTAGATTTAAAGATGAAAGGGGCTGATGATCCTTTCAATTCATATTCTTCAACCTCAGATAAAGAAAGTTATGAAGAGGATTCATCTTTTGATGCTGTGCGTTCTGATAGAGGAAGTGAAACGGATTCATCGAAGAAGTACCCCAGTTGCAGGAGATCCAAGAGGGTTATAAAGTCAAGAACTTGTGATTTAGAAAGGATGGAAATGGAGGGTTTTTGCCAAGTTAAGAAATCAAAGAGTTTTGGAgaagaaaagggaaaaaatgCGAGTATTCACTGTTATAATTCATATGTCGAGACTGAACCGATGAGTTCAATTTTAGACGCATCACCAGAAGAAGATGTTGCTTATTGTTTGATCATGCTGTCCAAGGACAAGTGGGAGAGGGATCATGATTTTGAATATCGAGCTCGAATTCGAATAGAAGAAGAAGTAAAGAGAGGTGTAGACGATTATtcagaagattttcaaaaggtTACAAGGAGTAACAAAGTTAGAGGAAAGTATAAATGTGAGGCATGTAATAAATTGTTTAGGTCCTATCAAGCTCTTGGTGGGCACAGGGCAAGCCACACGAAGATCGGGGGGGACACAGGGAGGATCAAGAATTCCGGTGGTGGTTCAAAGGCGGCGGCGGCGGTGGAGGATAAAGCACACGAATGCCCTTTTTGCTCGAGAGTCTTTAAATCAGGGCAGGCACTTGGAGGCCATAAAAGAACACATTTTCTTGGAATTTCAAGAAATGTTATAGAGACTGTTGGCCCTTTAATGGTGAAGCCATTTTCAAGAATTTGA
- the LOC140984425 gene encoding vesicle-associated protein 1-1-like → MSNGDHLLIDPLELQFPFELKKQISCSMQLTNKSDDYVAFKVKTTNPKKYCVRPNTGVVVPHSACDVIVTMQAQKEAPPDMQCRDKFLLQSVVVRPGITSKDITPEMFNKESGNHVAECKLKVTYVPPLQPPSPVREGSEEGSSPRASVSDNGTVNQTPEFNFMSKAFNESHESTSEVKAMISKLTEEKQNAIQQNKKLHQEMELLKRQGNRSHARLVVPFKYVIVIGLIGILVGYLFKRS, encoded by the exons ATGAGCAACGGAGATCATCTCCTGATCGATCCTCTTGAACTTCAATTTCCAt TCGAATTGAAGAAGCAGATCTCTTGTTCCATGCAATTAACCAACAAATCAGATGATTATGTTGCTTTCAAG GTGAAGACTACAAATCCGAAGAAGTATTGTGTCAGGCCGAATACTGGAGTAGTTGTTCCTCACTCAGCTTGTGATGTTATAG TTACGATGCAAGCCCAGAAAGAGGCACCGCCAGACATGCAATGCAGGGATAAATTTCTCCTTCAGAGCGTAGTGGTGAGACCTGGTATCACGTCAAAGGACATTACTCCGGAAATG TTCAACAAAGAATCGGGAAATCATGTTGCCGAATGCAAGTTGAAGGTTACCTATGTTCCCCCACTACAACCACCTTCTCCGGTTCGAGAAGGGTCAGAGGAAGGCTCTTCACCTCGGGCTTCAGTATCAGACAACGGAACAGTGAATCAAACTCCTGAATTCAACTTT ATGTCAAAAGCATTCAATGAGTCTCACGAGAGCACTTCAGAG GTTAAGGCCATGATTTCTAAGTTGACTGAGGAGAAACAAAATGCTATTCAGCAAAATAAGAAGCTTCATCAAGAAATG GAGCTATTGAAACGTCAAGGCAATAGAAGCCATGCTAGATTGGTAGTACCGTTCAAGTATGTCATTGTCATTGGCCTGATTGGGATTCTGGTAGGGTATCTGTTTAAAAGATCGTGA
- the LOC140984424 gene encoding uncharacterized protein isoform X3, with product MPKTELSDAESLEAISSEEESENETANEKNGEENPIQYERERLKRIEDNKRRMEALGLHKMAKSFMGSVKKAYKKHNEKKGKKKMVDEDEEYNPTEEERSSSGDEDEEFSGSGKKKFLQGKRSTSTPKKYRSAKKLTFTSDFVDDNDLMQAIALSLQDSAGFLDVKSNCLPQSSGANLRDNSPSTASGAIFIDSSSDKRNENLDLQDDSQKRKRKKPITRRVQMSEDEVLIHFFQFDETGNGGFFLRDLCRLAAAHDFTWSEKDMADMIHLFDSDGDGKITLDDFREIVRRCNMLKGSDQGTNG from the exons ATGCCGAAAACAGAATTATCAGATGCGGAATCATTGGAAGCTATCTCATCAGAAGAGGAATCTGAAAATGAAACTGCAAATGAAAAGAACGGTGAGGAAAATCCGATACAGTATGAGAGGGAGAGATTGAAGAgaattgaagataacaaacggAGAATGGAGGCTTTGGGATTGCATAAAATGGCAAAGTCTTTTATGGGTTCTGTTAAAAAAGCGTACAAAAAGCATAATGAGAAAAAGGGTAAGAAAAAAATGGTTGATGAAGACGAAGAGTACAACCCAACTGAAGAGGAAAGGAGCTCTTCAGGTGATGAAGACGAGGAATTTTCCGGGTCTGGAAAGAAAAAG tttttACAGGGGAAGAGGAGTACTTCAACCCCTAAGAAGTATCGCTCTGCTAAAAAGCTTACATTCACCTCTGATTTTGTGGATGATAATGATTTAATGCAG GCAATTGCTCTGTCACTGCAAGATTCTGCAGGGTTTTTAGATGTAAAAAGCAATTGTCTTCCCCAAAGTTCTGGTGCGAATCTTAGGGACAATTCACCTTCTACAGCCTCTGGCGCGATTTTCATAGATTCATCAAGTGATAAAAGAAACGAAAATCTCGATCTTCAGGATGATTCACAAAAGAGGAAGAGAAAAAAACCA ATTACAAGACGTGTGCAAATGTCTGAAGATGAAGTGCTTATACACTTCTTTCAGTTCGATG AAACTGGGAATGGGGGATTCTTTCTAAGAGATCTATGCAGACTAGCTGCAGCGCATGATTTTACATGGTCAGAAAAGGATATGGCAGATATGATACATCTCTTTGACAGTGATGGAGATGGAAAG ATAACCCTTGATGACTTCCGCGAGATCGTACGTCGATGCAACATGCTAAAAGGATCCGATCAGGGCACGAACG GGTAA
- the LOC140985325 gene encoding uncharacterized protein — protein MTSSTQPLFSVPVLTVSQLHYKNPMSWKFQNLQYRSNFPCISRKLCPIVHANMSPWEPAPTTYAPENEVKLLNFETVNSSGDSAEASITNNEHLVDTNNQPYMQIQHLRWPLWFLGPTVLLVTGMVPALWLPVSSIFLGPNIASLLSLTGLDCIFNLGASLFLLMADTISRSKDNTQGCISKPPSSYQFWNMVANVTGYGIPLAIVFSSQQGFLQPQLPFISFAILLGPYFLLLSVQMLTEMLTWHWQSPVWLVTPIVYESYRLLQLMRALKLGAELGSPSWMVHTIRGLVCCWVLVLGMQLMRIAWYAGFTVRTYQQHS, from the coding sequence ATGACATCATCGACGCAGCCTCTATTTAGTGTTCCAGTACTTACCGTCTCTCAATTGCATTATAAGAACCCGATGTCGTGGAAATTTCAAAATCTGCAATACCGGAGTAATTTTCCTTGTATTAGTAGGAAACTTTGCCCTATTGTTCATGCAAATATGTCACCATGGGAACCTGCTCCTACAACATATGCCCCTGAAAATGAAGTAAAATTACTGAACTTTGAAACCGTGAATTCTTCTGGTGATTCAGCAGAAGCTTCAATAACTAATAATGAACACCTTGTAGATACTAACAATCAACCATACATGCAAATCCAACACCTTAGATGGCCTTTATGGTTTCTTGGCCCAACTGTTCTTTTAGTCACAGGCATGGTTCCCGCCTTGTGGCTACCGGTTTCATCAATTTTCCTTGGTCCCAACATAGCCAGCCTTCTTTCATTAACAGGACTAGACTGCATTTTCAATCTTGGTGCCTCCCTCTTTCTTCTCATGGCGGATACTATTTCCCGGTCGAAGGACAATACTCAAGGTTGCATCAGCAAACCTCCCTCTAGTTATCAGTTCTGGAACATGGTTGCAAATGTTACCGGATATGGTATCCCCTTGGCAATAGTTTTCAGTTCTCAACAGGGATTTCTTCAGCCTCAACTTCCCTTCATTTCATTTGCGATTCTATTAGGTCCTTACTTTCTACTTTTATCTGTGCAAATGCTTACCGAGATGTTAACATGGCACTGGCAATCACCTGTGTGGTTAGTTACACCAATTGTTTATGAGTCATATCGGTTGTTGCAACTGATGAGAGCGCTGAAGCTTGGTGCTGAACTCGGTTCACCATCTTGGATGGTGCATACCATTCGGGGATTAGTATGCTGTTGGGTGCTGGTTCTTGGCATGCAGCTCATGAGGATTGCTTGGTACGCTGGTTTTACAGTTCGTACTTATCAGCAACATTCTTGA
- the LOC140984049 gene encoding SPX domain-containing protein 3-like → MKFGKRLKHQIEQSLPGWRDYFLSYKELKKLLRSISSASPPLERGKAEADFVYLLNDEIDKFNSFFVEQEEDFIIHHKELQQRIQKVMENGSDQKDYKEELAKIRKDIVNFHGEMVLLMNYSNINYTGLAKILKKYDKRTGGVLRLPFIQKVLEQPFFTTDLISKLIKECENTLDSVFPPSESAAGTLRGEKETLALAGEGIFRNTLAALLTMQEMRRGSSTLSHFSLPPLKFPDSDIIHTLQILPPIQIP, encoded by the exons ATGAAATTTGGGAAGAGATTGAAGCACCAAATCGAACAGTCTCTTCCGGGGTGGCGGGACTATTTCCTGTCCTACAAGGAGTTGAAAAAGCTGCTGAGGTCGATCTCCTCGGCGTCGCCGCCGTTGGAGCGTGGAAAGGCGGAGGCCGACTTCGTGTACCTGTTGAACGACGAGATTGACAAGTTCAATTCCTTCTTCGTCGAACAAGAGGAGGATTTCATTATTCACCACAAG GAATTGCAGCAGAGAATACAGAAAGTGATGGAAAATGGGAGTGATCAGAAGGATTACAAGGAGGAGTTGGCAAAGATCAGGAAAGACATCGTTAATTTCCATGGTGAAATGGTCCTCTTAATGAATTACAGCAACATTAATTACACAG GGTTGGCTAAGATACTCAAGAAATATGACAAGAGAACAGGTGGAGTACTTCGTTTGCCCTTCATCCAAAAAGTACTGGAACAGCCCTTTTTCACCACCGATTTGATCTCAAAGCTAATCAAAGAGTGTGAAAACACCTTAGACTCCGTGTTCCCGCCATCGGAATCGGCCGCTGGAACACTCCGCGGAGAAAAGGAAACGTTAGCGTTAGCCGGTGAAGGAATATTCCGGAACACCTTGGCGGCGCTTCTCACCATGCAGGAGATGAGAAGGGGGAGCTCTACTCTCAGCCATTTCTCGTTGCCACCGCTGAAATTTCCGGATTCCGACATAATCCACACCTTGCAGATTCTTCCGCCTATACAAATCCCCTGA
- the LOC140984424 gene encoding uncharacterized protein isoform X1 — translation MPKTELSDAESLEAISSEEESENETANEKNGEENPIQYERERLKRIEDNKRRMEALGLHKMAKSFMGSVKKAYKKHNEKKGKKKMVDEDEEYNPTEEERSSSGDEDEEFSGSGKKKFLQGKRSTSTPKKYRSAKKLTFTSDFVDDNDLMQAIALSLQDSAGFLDVKSNCLPQSSGANLRDNSPSTASGAIFIDSSSDKRNENLDLQDDSQKRKRKKPITRRVQMSEDEVLIHFFQFDETGNGGFFLRDLCRLAAAHDFTWSEKDMADMIHLFDSDGDGKITLDDFREIVRRCNMLKGSDQGTNGKMPLH, via the exons ATGCCGAAAACAGAATTATCAGATGCGGAATCATTGGAAGCTATCTCATCAGAAGAGGAATCTGAAAATGAAACTGCAAATGAAAAGAACGGTGAGGAAAATCCGATACAGTATGAGAGGGAGAGATTGAAGAgaattgaagataacaaacggAGAATGGAGGCTTTGGGATTGCATAAAATGGCAAAGTCTTTTATGGGTTCTGTTAAAAAAGCGTACAAAAAGCATAATGAGAAAAAGGGTAAGAAAAAAATGGTTGATGAAGACGAAGAGTACAACCCAACTGAAGAGGAAAGGAGCTCTTCAGGTGATGAAGACGAGGAATTTTCCGGGTCTGGAAAGAAAAAG tttttACAGGGGAAGAGGAGTACTTCAACCCCTAAGAAGTATCGCTCTGCTAAAAAGCTTACATTCACCTCTGATTTTGTGGATGATAATGATTTAATGCAG GCAATTGCTCTGTCACTGCAAGATTCTGCAGGGTTTTTAGATGTAAAAAGCAATTGTCTTCCCCAAAGTTCTGGTGCGAATCTTAGGGACAATTCACCTTCTACAGCCTCTGGCGCGATTTTCATAGATTCATCAAGTGATAAAAGAAACGAAAATCTCGATCTTCAGGATGATTCACAAAAGAGGAAGAGAAAAAAACCA ATTACAAGACGTGTGCAAATGTCTGAAGATGAAGTGCTTATACACTTCTTTCAGTTCGATG AAACTGGGAATGGGGGATTCTTTCTAAGAGATCTATGCAGACTAGCTGCAGCGCATGATTTTACATGGTCAGAAAAGGATATGGCAGATATGATACATCTCTTTGACAGTGATGGAGATGGAAAG ATAACCCTTGATGACTTCCGCGAGATCGTACGTCGATGCAACATGCTAAAAGGATCCGATCAGGGCACGAACGGTAAGATGCCCTTACACTAG
- the LOC140984424 gene encoding uncharacterized protein isoform X2, which produces MPKTELSDAESLEAISSEEESENETANEKNGEENPIQYERERLKRIEDNKRRMEALGLHKMAKSFMGSVKKAYKKHNEKKGKKKMVDEDEEYNPTEEERSSSGDEDEEFSGSGKKKGKRSTSTPKKYRSAKKLTFTSDFVDDNDLMQAIALSLQDSAGFLDVKSNCLPQSSGANLRDNSPSTASGAIFIDSSSDKRNENLDLQDDSQKRKRKKPITRRVQMSEDEVLIHFFQFDETGNGGFFLRDLCRLAAAHDFTWSEKDMADMIHLFDSDGDGKITLDDFREIVRRCNMLKGSDQGTNGKMPLH; this is translated from the exons ATGCCGAAAACAGAATTATCAGATGCGGAATCATTGGAAGCTATCTCATCAGAAGAGGAATCTGAAAATGAAACTGCAAATGAAAAGAACGGTGAGGAAAATCCGATACAGTATGAGAGGGAGAGATTGAAGAgaattgaagataacaaacggAGAATGGAGGCTTTGGGATTGCATAAAATGGCAAAGTCTTTTATGGGTTCTGTTAAAAAAGCGTACAAAAAGCATAATGAGAAAAAGGGTAAGAAAAAAATGGTTGATGAAGACGAAGAGTACAACCCAACTGAAGAGGAAAGGAGCTCTTCAGGTGATGAAGACGAGGAATTTTCCGGGTCTGGAAAGAAAAAG GGGAAGAGGAGTACTTCAACCCCTAAGAAGTATCGCTCTGCTAAAAAGCTTACATTCACCTCTGATTTTGTGGATGATAATGATTTAATGCAG GCAATTGCTCTGTCACTGCAAGATTCTGCAGGGTTTTTAGATGTAAAAAGCAATTGTCTTCCCCAAAGTTCTGGTGCGAATCTTAGGGACAATTCACCTTCTACAGCCTCTGGCGCGATTTTCATAGATTCATCAAGTGATAAAAGAAACGAAAATCTCGATCTTCAGGATGATTCACAAAAGAGGAAGAGAAAAAAACCA ATTACAAGACGTGTGCAAATGTCTGAAGATGAAGTGCTTATACACTTCTTTCAGTTCGATG AAACTGGGAATGGGGGATTCTTTCTAAGAGATCTATGCAGACTAGCTGCAGCGCATGATTTTACATGGTCAGAAAAGGATATGGCAGATATGATACATCTCTTTGACAGTGATGGAGATGGAAAG ATAACCCTTGATGACTTCCGCGAGATCGTACGTCGATGCAACATGCTAAAAGGATCCGATCAGGGCACGAACGGTAAGATGCCCTTACACTAG